A stretch of DNA from Rothia mucilaginosa:
GCACGGAGGCGCGCCGCTGCGTGGTCATGAACCTCTCCGACGATAAGGAGACGGTCGGCTTCACCCCGGCAACGCACTTGGATTTGTTGCGCCAGTACGCCCCGAAGCTTCACCTTGACGCGGTGATTGCTGACGCTGACATGCAGGCTGATCACCGTTCCGAGCTGGAGCGTGAGGCTTCTGCGATGGGTGCGAAGGTTGTGTGGGCGCATCTGCGTTCGAGCTCCCAGCCGAATGTGCACGACCCGCTGAAGCTTGCGGCTGCGTACAACGAAGCGTTTGAGCTGAGCTCCTAGAATCACCGTTGCGGCTGCTATTTTGGTGTGCCCATTTCCCGAAGTTATAGACTCTTAGACACTACGCCCAGAAGGACCTGTTCATGGCATTAACCACGCTCGTCAAGGACGAACTCGCCAACTACGAGGCAACGAAAGTCTCTGCTCGTAAGGCAGAAATCTCTACGATTCTGCGTTTTACCGGAGGCCTGCACATTGTCTCGGGGCGAATCGTGGTGGAGTCTGAGGTCGACCACGAGGCAACCGCCCACCGCATGCGCCGCACCATCGCGGAGATTTACGGCCACGACTCTGAGCTGACCAGCGTCAGCGGTGGTGGCCTGCGTCGAGGCGGCCGCTACATTGTGCGTGTGGATCACGGCGGTGAGGCGCTGGCTCGCCAGACCGGTCTGCTGGATTTGCGTGGCCGCCCGGTGCGTGGTCTGCCGCCGGCTGTGGTGAACGGCTCCCTGCAGGACGCCGAGGCGGTCATGCGCGGTGCGTTCTTGGCGCACGGTTCGCTGACTGAGCCGGGTCGTTCCTCCTCCCTGGAGATTACCTGCCCCGGTCCGGAGGCGGCGCTTGCGCTGGTGGGTGCGGCTCGCCGCCTGGACATTATTGCGAAGGCACGCGAGGTGCGCGGCACCGACCGTGTGGTGGTGCGTGACGGCGAGACGATTTCGCAGTTGCTGGAGCGTATGGGCGCGACCGGTACCCTGACCACGTGGCGTGAGGCGCGCACCCGCAAGGAGGTTCGCGCGACCGCGAACCGTCTGGCGAATTTTGATGATGCGAACCTGCGCCGTAGCGCTCAGGCGGCTGTTGCGGCGAGTGCCCGCGTGGAGCGTGCCCTGCTGATTCTGGGTCATGAGGCGCCGGATCATCTGCGCTATGCCGGTGAGCTGCGTGTGTTGCATAAGCATGCGTCGTTGGATGAGCTGGGTCGTCTGGCTGATCCGCCGATGACGAAGGACGCGATTGCGGGCCGTATTCGTCGCCTGCTAGTGATGGCTGATAAGCGTGCTTCGGAGCTGGGTGTTCCGGGTACTGAGCTTCCGCGCGAGGACTAAGCGGAGGCTAGATTCTGCTCTTAAACGGTGCGGGAAGCTCGTGTGACTGAGATGTTTGTGACGGTTTTGTGACAAACCAAGCCCCTCCGTTTTTGAACAAAAACTGCATATTTTTCAAAAATGAGCCTGTGGATGGCCCCTTTCGCGTTGTGCGAGGGGAGTTATCCACAGGTTCTTTGCGTGCGCTCGTGCGTTCGCGCGCGTGAGCCTAGGGTAGGGGTATGACGAGCATGACCCCCAACCCCGACCAGAACGCTGTACAGAGCCCTGCGCAGGACAGCGCAGCCCAGCCTGGCAACACAACCCAGCAGGGCGGCGCGCAGCGTAGCGCCCGCTCCCTGATGAACAGCCTCTACCGCAGCCCCCGCGCCCGCAAGAACGGTGCGCCGGATGCCGAGGACACCGTGCCGCTGGCTATTGCCGCTGAGGTAACGCCCGCGGAGGTAGCTGCCGAAGAAGCTGAGGCACCGCAGCCTGAATTTTCGCTGCCTAATTCTTCTCAGCCCGGCACCGCACAGCCCAGGGCGAGCCAGCCCGTACCTACCGGCGACCCTGTACCTACCAGCAAGCCCACGGCATCCCAGCCGGAGTCGAATGGTTGGGCTGACTGGGATCAGCAGCCCGATTGGAACGAGGTGGACGACTGGGCGGAGTGGGAGCAGGCCGATCAGCCCGGCACCACCCGCAGTGCCCGTTGGGGCTTGTCGCCGCGCGTGCTGCTTCTGGTGGCGGTGTTGGCGTTGGTTGCCGTGGTGTGGGGTGTGACCCAGTTTTCGGCGGCGCCGCGTGCCGAGCAGGTCGCCTCCCCGGGCGCTTCTGCCGAGTCGGTGCAGGCGGTGGGTGCCCAGCAGAGCCCCGGAACTCAACCCGGCACCCAGTCCGCTACTCAATCTACTGCCCAGCCGGGCGCTAACCCGAGTGAATCTGCGCAGGGTGGCGCCTCCGGTGAGGCTACCGTGCGGGTGCACGTGGCGGGTGCCGTGAACAATCCCGGCGTGTACACGCTACCCGCGCAGGGTCGTGCCGTGGATGCGATTGCCGCCGCCTCCGGTGCCGCCGCGGATGCTGACCTGGACCGCGTGAACCTTGCCGGTGCGCTCAGTGACGGGGTGCAGATTTATGTGCCGCATCGTGGTGAGACGGCTGCTCCGGCGCAGATTCAGCCCAATGGTGGAACGGCAAATGCGGGTCAGGGTAACGCGGCGAATGGTGCAGCGCAGAACGGCGCTTCTCAGGGCGGTGCTCAGCCTCATCCTGCACGCACGCTAACTCCTGCAGGCAGCGCGCAGAAGGGCTCAACCCCGGTGAACATTAACACTGCCACCGCTGAGGAGCTGCAGAGCTTGCCGCGTATTGGTCCGGCGATGGCTCAGCGCATTATCGCCTGGCGTGAGGCGCACGGCGGTTTCCGTAGCGTGGATGAGCTGGATGCGGTGCCCGGCATTGGCCCGTCGATGCTGGAGAATCTGCGCCCGCTGGTGACGGTCTAATGCACCGCCAGCAGAACCACCGACAAAACCGCCGCCAGAACCGCCAACAGGCGGGGGCTCGGGCACTCTTTCCCGGGTCCTTGCGCCTCACCGGGGCCGCGGCTGCGGCGTATCGCCGCGCCCGCTACCGCTGGAGTATCGGCGCTGAACGGTGGCGTACCCGCCGCGATGAGCAGGAGCTGCGCGCCCAGGGAAGCCTCATTCACCTGGACTTTCGCCTGAGTTTCACGGTGCTGGCGCTGTGGGCTTTTACCGCGGCGGCGCTGACCGTGGGCACGTGGCGGGTGGTGCATCCGCTGGCGTGCGTACTCATTGCCCTGCTGGGGTGCCTGTCGATTCTGCTGTTCTTTCCGCCGCGTGCGGCAATGCCCTACAGTTTGCTGTTTCGTACGACGGGTCAGCTGGTTTTTCTGGCGTGTATTGTGACGGTTCAGGCGGTGCTTTTGTGCGCTACGGGGGTGGATGCATCCCGAGCCACGCTGCAGCAGGCGCAGGGTGCCTCGCTTCGTCTGAATGGCACGGTTGAGCAGGTCCGTCGCGTGGATCCGCGCACTACCCTGGTGGTTATTAAGCTGGAGGAAATTCAGGGGCGGAGCGTGCGTGCGCTGGTGAATGAGCGGGTGCGCGTGTACCGGCGTGATGGTTCGGCTAAGAGCGCCGCGCAGCGTCCGGAGGTAAGTTCGGAGGTAAGCAGCTCGGAGGGGAACTCAGCGGCTAAGCACCGGGGGAGCGGCACTGTGCGCTCGCAGGTGATTTATCCGGGCATGAAGGTGACCGCCCTCGGCACCGTGGAGTTTAACGGTTCCACGGCGAAGCTGAGCGGCGCAACTATTTTCCCCGCGCCTGCCTACGGTGCCGGGTCGAACGCTACCACCCGGCCTGCGGAGGAGCCGTATCTGTCCACGCTCAAGGAGCAGCTGCGCACCCGCGCCCTGGACACCCTCGACACGGAGTCGGCGGCGCTGGTTTTGGGCACCGCCTACGGGGACGATTCGCTGATGAGTTCCACCGCGCGGGAGGAGTATAAGCTCAGCGGGCTCAGCCATATTACGGCGGTGTCCGGGGCGAATATTGCCATTGTATTTTTGGGCGCGTACCGGCTGGTGTTGGCGATTCGCCCGTACCGCTTCGCCAGTATGTACCTGCTGATTCGTTCCTGGACGCGGCGGTTGCGGGGGAGAGGCGCCGCGGGTCATCCTCACCGCCCCGCGTACCCCCGGCACCCTGCTTACCTTCAACATCCCGCCCAGCCTCAACAACCTACCCCGCCAAACGCGCACGCCCTGCCGCCGCTCGTGCATCGGCTGAGTACCCTCGCCATTCCGCACCGCGTCATGGTGCTGTGCGGGGTTGCGGCGGTGCTCGCCTACGCCACGCTGCTGGAGACTGAGGGTTCCGTGATTCGTTCCCTCGCCATGGGTCTACTCGGTGCTTACGCGATGTTGCGCGGTTCGGGTCGCCAGTCCTTGGCGGCGCTTCAAACCACGGTGCTGATGTGTCTGCTTGCCGCCCCGCACCTTGCCGTGGATATGGGGTTCGCCCTGTCGGTGACGGCAACTTCCGCGCTGATTCTGCTGGGCCCGCCGCTGATTCGTCTGCTTATGCGTGTCATGCCGGTGTTCTGCGCGGAAATGCTCGCCGCGCCTATCGTGGCGTCCCTGTGGTGTACTCCGCTGATTTTGGCGATGAGCGGTAAGGTGCCGCTCTACTCTGTTCCGGCGAATCTGATTGCCGCTCCTTTGGCGCCGCTGAGTATGCTCGCCGGGCTGGTGGCGCTCGGATTCATGCTGCTGGGTCTGCCCACTGCGGCGGATCTGTGCCTTCGTGCCGGTGGCCTTGCTGCGCAGGGTATCGAGTGGGCGGCGCACACTGCCGCGCACGCGCCGGGTAACCCGTGGGAGCCCGGTTCGAGCG
This window harbors:
- the whiA gene encoding DNA-binding protein WhiA, whose protein sequence is MALTTLVKDELANYEATKVSARKAEISTILRFTGGLHIVSGRIVVESEVDHEATAHRMRRTIAEIYGHDSELTSVSGGGLRRGGRYIVRVDHGGEALARQTGLLDLRGRPVRGLPPAVVNGSLQDAEAVMRGAFLAHGSLTEPGRSSSLEITCPGPEAALALVGAARRLDIIAKAREVRGTDRVVVRDGETISQLLERMGATGTLTTWREARTRKEVRATANRLANFDDANLRRSAQAAVAASARVERALLILGHEAPDHLRYAGELRVLHKHASLDELGRLADPPMTKDAIAGRIRRLLVMADKRASELGVPGTELPRED
- a CDS encoding ComEA family DNA-binding protein; protein product: MTSMTPNPDQNAVQSPAQDSAAQPGNTTQQGGAQRSARSLMNSLYRSPRARKNGAPDAEDTVPLAIAAEVTPAEVAAEEAEAPQPEFSLPNSSQPGTAQPRASQPVPTGDPVPTSKPTASQPESNGWADWDQQPDWNEVDDWAEWEQADQPGTTRSARWGLSPRVLLLVAVLALVAVVWGVTQFSAAPRAEQVASPGASAESVQAVGAQQSPGTQPGTQSATQSTAQPGANPSESAQGGASGEATVRVHVAGAVNNPGVYTLPAQGRAVDAIAAASGAAADADLDRVNLAGALSDGVQIYVPHRGETAAPAQIQPNGGTANAGQGNAANGAAQNGASQGGAQPHPARTLTPAGSAQKGSTPVNINTATAEELQSLPRIGPAMAQRIIAWREAHGGFRSVDELDAVPGIGPSMLENLRPLVTV
- a CDS encoding ComEC/Rec2 family competence protein; protein product: MRLTGAAAAAYRRARYRWSIGAERWRTRRDEQELRAQGSLIHLDFRLSFTVLALWAFTAAALTVGTWRVVHPLACVLIALLGCLSILLFFPPRAAMPYSLLFRTTGQLVFLACIVTVQAVLLCATGVDASRATLQQAQGASLRLNGTVEQVRRVDPRTTLVVIKLEEIQGRSVRALVNERVRVYRRDGSAKSAAQRPEVSSEVSSSEGNSAAKHRGSGTVRSQVIYPGMKVTALGTVEFNGSTAKLSGATIFPAPAYGAGSNATTRPAEEPYLSTLKEQLRTRALDTLDTESAALVLGTAYGDDSLMSSTAREEYKLSGLSHITAVSGANIAIVFLGAYRLVLAIRPYRFASMYLLIRSWTRRLRGRGAAGHPHRPAYPRHPAYLQHPAQPQQPTPPNAHALPPLVHRLSTLAIPHRVMVLCGVAAVLAYATLLETEGSVIRSLAMGLLGAYAMLRGSGRQSLAALQTTVLMCLLAAPHLAVDMGFALSVTATSALILLGPPLIRLLMRVMPVFCAEMLAAPIVASLWCTPLILAMSGKVPLYSVPANLIAAPLAPLSMLAGLVALGFMLLGLPTAADLCLRAGGLAAQGIEWAAHTAAHAPGNPWEPGSSVPAVVCSVLSVLALSIALWWVDARRYRAVTHRQYVRVVPHTAPAYQHPHQPARS